The genome window GTCCAGCAACGTGCTCACCATGTCGATGACATCGGGAATGGCCTCAACTGCGCCGATATATGACGTTGGTGGGATCACCCCAAGGTTGGCCATATCCTGGCGGAACAGATCGGTTTGCTCCTCCCCCAGCTCCTGCCAATCGACCCCGTCGCGTTGGGCTCGCTCGAACAGCGGATCGTCCACGTCGGTGACATTTTGCACGAAGTTCACGCGGTGGCCATTCGCCAATAACTGCCTATTCAAAACATCAAAGGTGACGTACGTGGCAGCATGACCCAAGTGCGTCGAATCATAAGGAGTGATTCCGCAGACATACACCGTCGCCTCGTCGGACGGTGTGAGAGGGGTGACTTCACGGGATGCCGTATCCCACATGTGGAGAGGAACCGGTTGGTCCTCCCCGACGACGGAACGGAAATCAGCAACAAGGGGTTTTTGCCACGACTGCATGAGCCTTAGTCTACGGCCCCCCTGGCGATATGGCTTAGGCGGCTGCCATCACGCCCGTAGCCAGGAGAATCATCACGATAATCCCCACCGGGATGCGGTACGCAGCAAACCAGGCAAATGAATTATTTGCGACGAACTTGAGCAACCACGCAATAGAGACGTAGCCCAGCGCAAACGCGATTAACGTGCCCACCAACAGCTGCGGGCCGGAAGCGATTTGCCCGTCGGTGGGGTGAAAAGCATCAGGCAGGGAGAAAAGCCCGGAAGCCAGGACGGCAGGGATAGCTAGCAAGAATGAAAAACGCGTCGCTGCCTCGCGATCCTGGTTAAGGAAGAGCCCCGCGGACACGGTGCCACCCGAACGAGAGACGCCCGGAATGAGCGCAAGGCATTGAGCGAACCCCATGATGATGGCGTCGCGCATGGTCAAGTCTTTCTCCGTCCGCGTGTGACGACCTACCCGTTCGGCCCAAATGAACACGAACGAGAACAGGATGAGCACCGCGGCGGTGAGCCACAAATTGCGGAAATTGTCGCGGATGAAGTCTTTGAGGACGTATCCAATAATTCCCACGGGAATGGTGCCTACAATCACCATCCACCCCATGCGGTAGTCGGCCCCGCGCTTGGTTTTATCCATCAGGCCAGCGAACCATCCGGTGATGATGCGCCAAATGTCCTTGGCAAAAAACACCAACACTGCCGCTTCTGTCCCCAACTGAACGACGGCAGTGAATGAGGCACCTGCATCTTGGTTCCACAGAAGTTGGGACACGATCCGGAGGTGGCCCGACGATGACACAGGCAAGAACTCTGTGAGGCCCTGGATGATCGACAGGATGATCGTTTGTATCCAACTCATGTGGGTCTCGGTACCGGCGGCTGCGAGATCAGTGGCCACATGGGCATGGGTAGCAGCGTGGGCTGATGTGCCCGTCTGGCTCAGCCACGAGGCTGGCGACTGCGCTAATGAGGATGCGGTTTCGTGGATCCTTCCCGCCACTGATCCAAGAAAACCGTGAGCCTGATGGAGTTGATGTAGGTGCGTGAACGCGTCGTGAACTACCCCTGAAACAGAGGTGAGTGCCGAATTGGCCATAGAAACTACCTGTCGTGTAGCCCGGACCAGGAGCCCGGAAATGGATAGAGACACGGCAAGTAGGCTAGCAACTTTATGGGCTCACCGTTATCTTCCAGCGTATGGGGCATTTGCGGAGATAAGAAAGCGCGTGAGAATCACTGTTCATCTCTGGCCGTCGCCTCGGTGTCTTAGCTCCGTGACCTGTAGTAGCGTTACGAGAGTGATTTCCGACGGTACTCCTGGTCAATCGATTCGTACTGGTACATTGCCGACGCAGCGCAAACAACGACGCCTCGGTGCGCGAGCGTTAAGCATCGCGTGTTGCAGTGGTCTGACCGTCACGATGCTGGCGGGTTGCTCACGCAGCGATGATCAAGAAGCGTTATCGAAGGCAGAAGACGTCTCGCCGACGTCGGTACCTGCCGCGGAACCCCCGTCGGGAGATACTCGCGATGTCGATCTCCCCGGTGACGGTGTTTCCGATTTAGTGGTGAGTGGTCAGTCAGACTCACCAGTCATCGCCGGCCTGTCCGGTGGAAAAATGGTGATCGGAACGTCGTCGGATTGGACGAACGGGAAGCCCAAGTCGGTGGATCTTGGCAAGGATTGTAAAGATCTTTCTCGTGCCGCGGGGGGCGGTTTTTCTGTCGCATGTGAGAACCATGTGCTCGTTTTCGATGGCCAAGGCAAGAAGGTTCACGATCTCGAGGTTGACGGCACCGCGACGACGGCGGCGGTGACCAGCGATGTTGTCAGTGTGACTTTCGCCGGTGAGAAGAAAATCAAGTACTTCCCTCTGGACGGTTCCGATAAGGATGGGAAGGCAACTGTTTCTATCGGCGAAGGAGCGATCCAATCGCTGATCGTGGATCCTGATCCTAAATCTGGGTCAGATAAAGAGATGTCAGCGGTGTTCGACAAGAAACAGTCGAGTCTAACGGGTGTGTATCCCGGCGAGGACAAGGAAGGATCGTCGCTGCGGATCGGCCAAGGTGCTGGGAAAATTGCCGGTGGGCAGGACGGCGTTGTTGTGGCGTCGTCAACCAAGTTGAACTCGATTGAGATTTTCACGGCCAACGATATTTTGAGGAAACACCAAACAATCCATACTGATTCCGTCCCGTGGGGTGTGGCGTGGGATGCCAACACACGCACGGTGTGGGTGACGTCAACGGGGAAGAACACCGTCATTGGGTATGACATTTCGTCGGGCGTTCCAGTCAAAGTGGCGACGATGCACACGATTCCCGATGCTCAGTCGGTTGTGGTTGATGGCGATGGAGGCCTGTTGATTGCGTCGCCGCAGTCCTCGACGGTGCAACACATATCGAAGGATCAGGTGAGCGAGGCGCGCCATGAGGGTGCCTCGAGTGAGCCGAGTTATCCCGTGAAGAAGGAAGCATAATCATGTCGTTGACCAGCACTGATCGTATTGATGCCGATCTTGAGGATTGCCGGAAGTCACATCCCGTACGAAGCGCTATCTACTCCTGGTCATTGCGGCAAATGTTCCGCTTGGACCCTGAGACTATTCATTCATTAATGACGAAGGCCTTGGGCATTTTTCAGCGCATGCCGAT of Corynebacterium kroppenstedtii DSM 44385 contains these proteins:
- a CDS encoding undecaprenyl-diphosphate phosphatase encodes the protein MSWIQTIILSIIQGLTEFLPVSSSGHLRIVSQLLWNQDAGASFTAVVQLGTEAAVLVFFAKDIWRIITGWFAGLMDKTKRGADYRMGWMVIVGTIPVGIIGYVLKDFIRDNFRNLWLTAAVLILFSFVFIWAERVGRHTRTEKDLTMRDAIIMGFAQCLALIPGVSRSGGTVSAGLFLNQDREAATRFSFLLAIPAVLASGLFSLPDAFHPTDGQIASGPQLLVGTLIAFALGYVSIAWLLKFVANNSFAWFAAYRIPVGIIVMILLATGVMAAA
- a CDS encoding YncE family protein, with the protein product MISDGTPGQSIRTGTLPTQRKQRRLGARALSIACCSGLTVTMLAGCSRSDDQEALSKAEDVSPTSVPAAEPPSGDTRDVDLPGDGVSDLVVSGQSDSPVIAGLSGGKMVIGTSSDWTNGKPKSVDLGKDCKDLSRAAGGGFSVACENHVLVFDGQGKKVHDLEVDGTATTAAVTSDVVSVTFAGEKKIKYFPLDGSDKDGKATVSIGEGAIQSLIVDPDPKSGSDKEMSAVFDKKQSSLTGVYPGEDKEGSSLRIGQGAGKIAGGQDGVVVASSTKLNSIEIFTANDILRKHQTIHTDSVPWGVAWDANTRTVWVTSTGKNTVIGYDISSGVPVKVATMHTIPDAQSVVVDGDGGLLIASPQSSTVQHISKDQVSEARHEGASSEPSYPVKKEA